The following DNA comes from Nicotiana sylvestris chromosome 10, ASM39365v2, whole genome shotgun sequence.
GTGCTAAAGTTTGCATCTTTAATGATTCTTGCATGCTTATTTGATTGAAAGTTTTGATTTTTAGGGTGTATTCTTGAGTTTTTGATTATGGGTTTTTGTCATTTGATTGGTTTCAAGGATCTGCTTACTTATTCAGTTATGTTATGTATTAAAAATTGAATCTTTGTAAGGAATTTTCTTGATCTGGATTGTTGGTTTTTCTACTTGAATCAATGAGCTGTCCAtagatgttttttttttgtgtgcgTGGTGTTTTGCTTTGCTGACAAATCCCTgcatttgcgttattgggattGTATTTATCCATAAAAAGACATTGGCGTTACTTGgatttgctttaattaatgatcgaAATTGATGTTGAACCAAATACAGCTATAAATTTCTTTTTTCCCTGCTTTGGATGATTGAAAATTTCTCTTTTTGTAGTTTCTTAATTTGCCCTGAATTTAtgagttttgatatttttctcTTTGGGGGAAAATTTGTTGTTCTTTATTAATTTTCTGCAGTGGATATCAGTCTTGTGAGGAAGAACAGAGGGTAGATCCAGATCAGAGCAAGGCCGCGGAACTTGTGCTTTTATTGGGTTGAATCTGGACGACATGTTAGAAGACCGGTCTTGTTTGGTGTCAAGGGATTATCGGACAGAAAGTAACTGGGCAGCTTGCATGAGTTATCGCCTTGATAGGATTGAGGTCCAGCATGGCAAAAGGCCATTGGAAAATGATGAGGAGAGTGAACATGTGCAATGTAAGTTGCCAAAGCAGTCCGATGCTTTCAACCGAGTGGAAGGAGTGGCTCTATCCTTGGGCAATTCTTCAGCATCCCCTGATGAGCAAGCTGACAATCAGCGTCATGCTGGGGATAATTCTGATTCGAGCTCGCTTATTCATGCAATTGGCCGTGACAACTCCATCAGTTGTCTCATTCGTTGCTCTAGGTCGGATTATGGCGCCATAGCATCTTTGAATAGTAGCTTTCGCTCATTAATTAGGAACGGTGAACTTTACAGATTGCGGCGGCAAAATGGTGTGGTTGAGCATTGGGTTTATTTCTCCTGCCAGCTCCTTGAATGGGAAGCTTTTGACCCTACTCGCCGCCGTTGGATGCATCTGCCAACTATGAATCCCAATGAATGCTTTGTGTTCTCCGACAAGGAGTCTTTGGCCGTTGGCACAGAGCTGCTTGTGTTTGGAAAGGAGGTATTGGCGCATGTCATTTATCGTTACAGCTTATTGACAAATACGTGGTCATCTGGAATGCAGATGAATGCACCAAGATGTTTATTTGGTTCCGCCAGCCTCGGGGAAATTGCCATTCTAGCTGGTGGTTGTGACTCGCAAGGCAGTATTCTTAGCTCAGCTGAACTTTACAATTCGGAGGCAGGAACATGGAAGACCTTGCCGAGCATGAACAAGCCACGTAAGATGTGTTCTGGGGTATTCATGGATAGAAAGTTTTATGTGATAGGAGGCATTGGAGGAGCTGAATCAAAGCTGTTGACATGCGGGGAGGAGTATGATCTGGAAACAGGAACATGGACTGAAATCCCGAACATGTCTCCTGTGCGTACAGCAAGGAACGATATGCCTGCTACATCTGAAGCACCTCCTTTGGTGGCAGTTGTAAATAATGAATTGTATGCTGCTGATTATGCTGACATGGAGGTGAGGAAGTATGACAAGCAGAACAAAGAATGGGTTACCATAGGACGACTGCCCGAAAGAGCAGCTTCAATGAACGGTTGGGGTTTGGCTTTTCGAGCATGTGGTGATAGGCTAATTGTAATTGGAGGGCCTAGGGCAATTGGTGAAGGATATATTGAAGTGAATTCGTGGGTACCGAGTGAAGGGCCTCCGCAATGGAACTTGCTTGGCCGAAAGCGATCTGGTAGCTTTGTGTATAATTGTGCCGTCATGGGATGCTGAAGATATGGAATTTGGCAGCCCCCATGTGTTGTACTGTAGCGGCATTGGATGCCGATAGATACATAATTGGTTTCTGGGGCAACAGGATTCTTGCTAATGGGTAATTTATcccaacttctttttttttcttttcacaatctctcttttttttttaatcctTTTCAGAGTGGGGGAGCACAAACGTGGCTCAAGATTCAACAGCATAGTTTTCTATGGAAGGTCTTGAGTAcaattcttcttttccttttcaacttCTATCCAAAGTTCCTTTCAATTGAATTGTCTTCTCCCATTTTCAGTAACATGATATTCCAAAAGTGGCCATCAAATAGCTAGAGATAGGTGAAATAACATAAGGGAGCAATACAGTGATAGATTTTGATTAGTGTTTGCTAAAGCTTCTCTAGGAAAGTCATAGAACTTGTTCTTTTTGGGTTTCGCGATCCTTATTTTCTTGACTTTGTCGAGGAGAGAAATAAGGTTCTGCAAGGTTGTTCTTTAGCATCTTGGCTTGTGTACTGAGTACATTTATTCTTGCAATTGATGGTCCACAAATTAAGCTTACTTTCAAGACAATTGGTAGCTTTGGAAATGAAGTACTTTGTTCCAACTTTCAGTTTCATACATGTTATCTTAGGAATTCTTTCCTTTATTGTGACAGTTTCATACTCACCTGTTTTTTATTTTGTGAATACatgaaaaaacaaagaaaaaaatggTGTAGGCACCAATTATATGGTGCTTTGATATTAATATCATTTGTTATTActgcttctttttcttttttctttgagcTGGttg
Coding sequences within:
- the LOC104227487 gene encoding F-box/kelch-repeat protein SKIP11-like → MLEDRSCLVSRDYRTESNWAACMSYRLDRIEVQHGKRPLENDEESEHVQCKLPKQSDAFNRVEGVALSLGNSSASPDEQADNQRHAGDNSDSSSLIHAIGRDNSISCLIRCSRSDYGAIASLNSSFRSLIRNGELYRLRRQNGVVEHWVYFSCQLLEWEAFDPTRRRWMHLPTMNPNECFVFSDKESLAVGTELLVFGKEVLAHVIYRYSLLTNTWSSGMQMNAPRCLFGSASLGEIAILAGGCDSQGSILSSAELYNSEAGTWKTLPSMNKPRKMCSGVFMDRKFYVIGGIGGAESKLLTCGEEYDLETGTWTEIPNMSPVRTARNDMPATSEAPPLVAVVNNELYAADYADMEVRKYDKQNKEWVTIGRLPERAASMNGWGLAFRACGDRLIVIGGPRAIGEGYIEVNSWVPSEGPPQWNLLGRKRSGSFVYNCAVMGC